The Bacteroidota bacterium genome has a window encoding:
- a CDS encoding putative addiction module antidote protein: protein METSKFDIADYLDNNEIIAEYLNSVLEEGNNSDVIIAIGHIAKSIGMTKIAHETGLSRPSLYKALSEGAKPQFETIMKILRAIGGQIRINPV from the coding sequence ATGGAAACCTCAAAATTTGACATAGCAGATTATTTAGACAATAATGAAATAATAGCAGAATATCTCAATTCCGTTTTGGAGGAAGGAAATAATTCGGATGTTATTATAGCAATTGGTCATATTGCGAAATCAATTGGAATGACAAAGATTGCACATGAAACCGGACTTAGCAGACCAAGTTTGTACAAAGCTTTATCTGAAGGAGCGAAACCCCAATTTGAAACAATTATGAAAATATTAAGAGCAATTGGAGGACAAATACGAATAAATCCTGTTTGA
- a CDS encoding cytochrome c, protein MKTYWQIIYFSFVLILLLFGCDQSSPPKEEIQESVMQKPVHSIPYNKEQEIYPYANTKEAYELAGQELKNPLALTEQNLMEGKILYNALCKHCHGENGNANAPMIEKEKYPIPPVFTKRLPTISEGKMFHSITHGKNQMPPNGEDFSSTQKWLLVMYIQALCLI, encoded by the coding sequence ATGAAAACTTATTGGCAGATAATCTATTTCAGTTTTGTTTTAATACTCCTATTATTTGGATGTGATCAATCTTCTCCACCTAAAGAAGAAATACAAGAATCGGTCATGCAAAAGCCTGTTCATTCAATTCCATACAATAAGGAACAAGAAATTTATCCTTATGCAAATACCAAAGAAGCCTATGAATTAGCTGGACAAGAACTTAAGAATCCTTTGGCACTTACCGAACAAAACTTGATGGAAGGCAAAATTTTATATAATGCATTGTGCAAGCATTGCCATGGTGAAAATGGAAATGCCAATGCGCCAATGATTGAAAAAGAAAAATACCCTATCCCTCCTGTTTTTACCAAACGACTACCCACAATATCGGAAGGAAAAATGTTCCATTCGATTACACATGGAAAAAACCAAATGCCACCAAATGGAGAGGACTTTAGCAGTACACAAAAATGGTTGCTGGTGATGTATATTCAAGCGTTGTGTTTAATATAA
- a CDS encoding DUF3341 domain-containing protein has product MRQIVSNRKATLAIFRDEISLRDAVQILLDKKAEILEIRTPYEIEFEHLKQNKHANNFGRIAFWSGLVGFVISMASMLYLHLELPIQFAGKNSIPWPSFIIPVFLGSVLFAAIGVTLYFVLFSHVIPGQQIVDYKCESTDGEFLLIFKCDDSTTISSLSFEICEIDFYKQEIALPIPIKMDIK; this is encoded by the coding sequence ATGAGGCAAATAGTTAGTAATCGGAAAGCTACACTAGCTATATTTAGAGATGAAATATCCCTTCGTGATGCTGTTCAAATATTGCTGGATAAAAAGGCAGAAATTCTGGAAATCAGAACACCCTATGAGATAGAATTTGAACACTTGAAGCAGAATAAGCATGCAAATAATTTTGGTCGTATAGCCTTTTGGAGTGGTTTGGTTGGATTTGTAATTTCCATGGCTTCAATGCTGTATCTTCATTTGGAGCTACCCATCCAATTTGCGGGTAAAAACAGTATTCCTTGGCCTTCCTTCATAATTCCTGTATTCTTAGGCAGTGTGCTATTTGCAGCCATAGGAGTCACTCTTTACTTTGTCTTGTTTTCCCATGTTATTCCTGGTCAGCAAATAGTGGATTACAAATGTGAATCAACTGATGGTGAATTCCTATTAATATTCAAGTGTGATGATAGTACTACTATTTCATCATTATCTTTTGAAATATGTGAAATTGATTTTTACAAACAAGAAATTGCTTTGCCAATTCCTATTAAAATGGATATCAAATGA
- the nrfD gene encoding polysulfide reductase NrfD, whose translation MIYSDLHMESSDKNLKLWWILFFISLASLLIGSIGVFLIFNKGLGLLAINNSIFWGVLITNFVFWIGIGHAGTFISAILLLLRQNWRKGINRFAEGMTIIAIVLAAIMPIIHLGKPSYFYKLLPISNNSGYFLLNFNSPLNWDFYAISTYLILSIIFFYIGMLPDLAQMRRINQKNKLLAFFAAGWTGSLTQWQNHKQTLYILAGLATVLVIAVHSIVSFDFAVSMHVGWHSSIFPIYFVLGALLSGFAMLCILAVINRKINRLDNFIRKEHFDYMSKIMLATSILIFFVYINEVFMSLYANNPFENALLIQKSVGKTAFIYYLSLFLSIGIPQLFWKKSIRSNSKQVLILSILILIGMWLERYMIIVSSSETGYISANNSNFSLNFFSLAMILFGIGFFFTFFLLFIRYLPSISYSEILKDKKK comes from the coding sequence ATGATTTATTCCGATCTACATATGGAAAGCTCAGATAAGAATTTGAAACTTTGGTGGATTTTATTCTTCATATCTCTTGCCAGCTTACTAATAGGTAGCATTGGTGTGTTTCTTATTTTCAATAAAGGGCTTGGACTTTTAGCAATTAACAACAGCATTTTCTGGGGTGTGTTAATCACCAATTTTGTATTCTGGATAGGAATTGGACATGCCGGTACATTTATTTCAGCCATATTACTATTACTAAGGCAAAACTGGCGAAAAGGAATTAATCGCTTTGCAGAAGGGATGACTATTATTGCCATTGTTTTGGCAGCTATTATGCCCATTATCCATCTGGGAAAACCAAGCTATTTCTATAAGCTATTACCCATTAGTAACAACAGCGGATACTTTTTACTAAACTTTAATTCGCCACTCAATTGGGACTTCTATGCTATTTCAACTTATTTGATTCTATCTATCATCTTCTTTTATATTGGAATGTTACCTGATCTTGCTCAAATGAGAAGGATTAATCAGAAGAATAAATTACTTGCTTTTTTTGCTGCTGGCTGGACAGGATCTCTTACACAATGGCAAAATCATAAACAAACGCTTTATATTTTAGCTGGTTTGGCCACTGTATTGGTTATTGCCGTTCACTCTATTGTAAGTTTTGATTTTGCAGTAAGTATGCATGTTGGATGGCATTCGAGTATTTTTCCAATCTATTTTGTATTAGGTGCTTTACTATCCGGATTTGCAATGCTTTGCATTCTTGCGGTCATTAATAGAAAAATTAATAGACTGGATAATTTTATCCGAAAGGAACACTTTGATTATATGAGCAAAATTATGTTGGCTACATCCATTTTGATTTTCTTTGTATATATCAATGAAGTGTTTATGAGTTTATATGCCAACAATCCATTTGAGAATGCATTACTCATCCAAAAAAGTGTTGGCAAAACTGCTTTCATTTACTATTTATCCCTCTTTTTGAGTATTGGAATTCCTCAATTGTTTTGGAAAAAATCAATTCGTAGCAATTCAAAACAGGTGTTGATTTTATCGATCCTGATACTGATTGGCATGTGGTTAGAACGCTATATGATTATTGTGAGTAGTTCTGAAACAGGATATATTTCAGCAAATAATTCAAACTTCTCATTGAACTTTTTCTCACTAGCCATGATTTTATTTGGAATCGGATTTTTCTTTACTTTCTTTTTATTATTTATTCGCTATCTGCCTTCCATTTCTTATTCTGAAATACTAAAAGACAAGAAGAAATGA
- a CDS encoding 4Fe-4S dicluster domain-containing protein yields the protein MRQQKKDIWIGLDQNGQKLPGDDKRIVSKNLIEHIFNFTGLNSNRRNFFKTLGLGTTALALSSACKRSPIKKGMPLFSNSSSPKPGEELWYATTCAVCMAHCPLTVKTVDYRPIKIEGNKNSKRTNGGVCASAHASLLDLYNSERLKNPEKNKLAASWNEIDREIIQKLQLIKQSKKEIAIVMPYSNSPASTQLLKEFKDHYPSTKIYYSNLFAPQKTIDAYHSIFGKAIFPDHRFQKARLLVSFGADFLGNWLSPIEYTNAYLAKRDIDNTRNLSYHIQFESHFSITGASADKRCIIKPAEEGIILAYLYQYIREPKLYPEFDKLNSKYQLKQLADKLRSNKGRSILLSASNNLNNQKLIIGINSILGNMGRSIDLDNPLITQDIGSFDVQLLKSKISDKQIGGLICWNDDLLKDEQKDSEISRALTSIELKISLNLFKDKYSKHADYLCPDHHFLESWNNYSSKGILQTSQATINPIMKSRQAQESFLIWMEHTDNWLDYLEKSSLSYIGVDQNKPIQFNDVVKAGIWTSSSKIVKKYNFKHYLDPVIKIIKDDFKKSTKLEIVFCESQGQKSYTSHLNSFLAEYVDPITSGSWKIYAQISPDTAKQYKISQGQIIKIISNKHEINLPCIVQAGIADSCIVIPVGKMASALNEGNNPLLLLNDSNSDQFSFSIEGLNQFEEVCQTQTHTKVSTEAIVPELSLISYLAKKASHNSEDIPTSVLSKKRDFKPHHWAMVVDLNKCTACGSCSISCQAENNIPVIGAEEIKKGRSMSWMKVQRFYSGEVEHPMLHFLPMMCQQCDQAPCESVCPVSAVSSSNEGLNQQNYNRCIGARFCATNCPYLSRTFNYNNYSHQNPNSPHMSDELGRLMLNPSVSVREAGTAEKCTFCVQRIQQAKANAKQDDTPLKDGSIQTACQQSCPAQAIYFGDMNDKGSMVYNLSKNKRAHVLLPALGTQPSVYYLSKVRNTDMDL from the coding sequence ATGCGACAGCAGAAAAAAGACATATGGATTGGCTTGGACCAAAATGGGCAAAAATTGCCGGGAGATGACAAACGAATAGTATCCAAAAATTTGATTGAACATATTTTTAACTTCACTGGCTTAAACAGTAATCGAAGAAATTTCTTCAAAACTCTAGGATTAGGAACAACTGCATTGGCACTATCCTCTGCATGCAAACGCTCTCCTATTAAAAAGGGAATGCCCCTATTCTCGAATTCATCAAGTCCAAAGCCAGGAGAAGAACTATGGTATGCAACAACTTGTGCTGTTTGCATGGCTCACTGCCCGTTAACTGTTAAAACAGTAGATTATCGACCCATTAAAATAGAAGGAAATAAAAATTCAAAACGAACAAATGGTGGAGTTTGTGCCAGTGCTCATGCTTCTTTATTGGATTTATACAATAGTGAACGTTTAAAGAATCCTGAAAAAAACAAGCTTGCTGCTAGCTGGAATGAAATCGATCGAGAAATAATTCAAAAGCTTCAATTAATCAAGCAAAGCAAGAAAGAAATTGCGATTGTAATGCCTTACTCAAATAGTCCGGCAAGCACTCAATTATTAAAGGAATTCAAAGATCATTACCCATCAACAAAAATCTATTACAGCAATTTATTTGCACCACAAAAAACCATTGATGCCTATCATTCAATTTTTGGCAAGGCTATTTTCCCTGATCACCGATTTCAGAAAGCAAGATTACTAGTTAGTTTTGGTGCTGATTTTCTGGGGAACTGGCTATCTCCTATTGAATATACGAACGCCTATTTAGCCAAACGGGATATTGATAATACCAGAAATCTTTCCTATCATATTCAATTCGAAAGTCATTTTAGTATTACTGGAGCAAGCGCAGATAAAAGATGCATTATAAAACCAGCTGAAGAAGGAATTATACTTGCTTATTTATATCAATATATACGTGAACCTAAGTTGTATCCTGAGTTTGACAAGCTAAACAGCAAATATCAGCTAAAACAATTAGCCGACAAATTACGATCAAACAAAGGACGATCTATCCTGCTCAGCGCTTCGAATAATTTGAATAATCAAAAATTAATTATTGGGATTAACAGTATTTTAGGCAATATGGGAAGAAGTATTGATCTGGATAATCCCCTTATAACGCAAGATATTGGCAGTTTTGATGTACAATTGTTAAAATCAAAAATAAGCGATAAGCAAATAGGAGGTCTAATTTGTTGGAATGATGATCTATTGAAGGATGAACAAAAAGATTCAGAAATTAGTCGAGCCCTGACTTCAATTGAGCTTAAAATATCTTTGAATCTGTTCAAGGATAAATATAGTAAACATGCAGATTATCTGTGTCCTGATCATCATTTTTTAGAATCTTGGAATAATTATTCTTCAAAGGGTATACTTCAAACTTCTCAGGCTACTATTAATCCAATTATGAAATCCCGTCAGGCACAGGAAAGTTTTCTCATTTGGATGGAACACACAGATAACTGGTTGGATTATTTGGAAAAATCTAGCTTATCCTATATTGGTGTCGACCAAAACAAGCCAATACAATTCAATGATGTTGTTAAAGCAGGAATTTGGACAAGCAGTTCCAAAATAGTTAAAAAGTATAATTTCAAACACTATCTGGATCCTGTCATCAAAATAATTAAGGATGATTTCAAAAAATCTACAAAACTTGAAATTGTATTTTGTGAAAGTCAGGGGCAAAAATCCTATACATCGCATCTGAATAGTTTTTTAGCAGAATATGTCGATCCCATTACCAGCGGAAGTTGGAAAATATATGCTCAAATATCGCCCGATACAGCAAAACAATACAAAATAAGTCAGGGACAAATAATCAAGATAATATCAAATAAGCATGAGATTAATTTGCCGTGCATAGTTCAGGCAGGAATTGCTGATTCATGTATAGTGATTCCAGTTGGAAAAATGGCATCTGCTCTTAATGAAGGAAACAATCCATTATTATTATTGAATGATTCAAACTCGGATCAGTTTTCCTTCAGCATTGAAGGGCTAAATCAGTTTGAAGAAGTTTGCCAAACACAAACACATACAAAAGTTAGCACAGAAGCGATCGTTCCTGAATTAAGTTTAATATCTTATTTAGCAAAGAAAGCATCTCACAATTCTGAAGACATTCCCACTTCTGTTTTGTCTAAAAAAAGAGACTTCAAACCGCATCATTGGGCCATGGTGGTGGATTTAAATAAGTGCACAGCTTGTGGATCTTGTAGTATTAGTTGTCAAGCAGAAAATAATATCCCTGTCATTGGTGCTGAGGAAATTAAAAAAGGGCGATCTATGTCATGGATGAAAGTGCAACGTTTTTATTCAGGTGAAGTTGAGCATCCAATGCTTCACTTTTTACCCATGATGTGTCAGCAATGCGATCAGGCACCTTGCGAATCAGTATGTCCTGTTTCTGCTGTCAGTTCCAGCAATGAAGGCTTAAATCAGCAAAATTACAATCGTTGTATTGGTGCTCGTTTTTGCGCTACCAACTGCCCCTATTTAAGTCGCACATTTAATTACAACAACTACAGCCATCAAAATCCGAATTCGCCACATATGTCAGATGAATTGGGTCGATTGATGTTAAATCCATCGGTTAGTGTTCGGGAGGCAGGAACTGCTGAAAAATGCACTTTTTGTGTACAGAGAATACAACAAGCAAAAGCCAATGCAAAACAGGACGACACACCTCTTAAGGATGGATCAATTCAAACGGCTTGTCAACAATCTTGTCCGGCACAAGCAATTTACTTTGGAGACATGAATGATAAAGGAAGTATGGTGTACAATCTGAGTAAGAACAAACGAGCTCATGTTTTATTGCCCGCTTTAGGAACACAACCATCTGTCTATTATTTATCAAAAGTGCGAAATACAGATATGGACTTATGA
- a CDS encoding c-type cytochrome, which translates to MKLNPYATKSILLILLLLSQNSFGKIDSEKLFKENCGSCHEIGRILTGPDLQNINSLRTKEWLIRFITDSKKLINEENQLALQVYEEYQKIEMPPSDLDSNEILAILDYIEKYEYIKPISKSIDVVQTSKKSFPISTVSLISISILLILLIIVFLSADLRKRIPISFYVFTTLLILIFLSLNARSFQDNRVAKSLLEIKQDVDFNHKIHYNDYTIDCIYCHDKALNYPQANLPLISNCMKCHHYIQEGEVFGKDEISKLTELDSIKKGINWKKGYRLPEHVHFNHGLHVKTAKLSCIDCHDQTDQPMISKSLVQMKWCIRCHNEQYINLELNYYKNVYDTIYNLTGLSVTKNGGANCSVCHY; encoded by the coding sequence ATGAAGCTTAATCCATACGCAACTAAAAGTATCCTATTAATACTTCTACTTCTATCCCAAAATAGTTTTGGGAAAATCGATAGCGAGAAGCTTTTCAAAGAAAATTGTGGTAGTTGTCATGAGATTGGCAGAATACTCACCGGACCAGATTTACAAAACATCAATTCGCTAAGAACTAAGGAATGGCTCATTCGTTTTATTACAGATTCTAAAAAACTGATTAATGAAGAAAACCAGTTAGCGCTTCAGGTTTATGAGGAATATCAAAAAATTGAAATGCCTCCTTCGGACTTGGATAGCAACGAAATCTTGGCAATACTTGACTACATTGAAAAATACGAATACATTAAACCTATATCTAAATCCATTGATGTAGTTCAAACCAGCAAAAAAAGTTTCCCCATTTCTACTGTAAGCCTAATCAGTATTTCAATTCTACTTATACTATTAATAATAGTTTTTTTATCAGCTGATTTAAGAAAACGAATACCCATTTCATTTTATGTTTTCACAACTTTATTAATATTGATATTTCTGAGTTTGAATGCCCGATCGTTTCAAGACAATAGAGTAGCTAAAAGTTTGTTGGAAATAAAACAAGATGTGGATTTTAATCATAAAATTCACTATAACGATTATACAATTGATTGTATTTACTGTCACGACAAGGCATTAAATTATCCGCAAGCCAACTTGCCTCTCATTTCGAATTGCATGAAATGCCATCATTATATTCAGGAAGGTGAAGTTTTTGGCAAAGATGAAATTTCAAAATTAACTGAACTTGACAGCATCAAAAAAGGAATTAACTGGAAGAAAGGATACCGTTTGCCCGAACATGTACATTTTAACCATGGTTTACACGTAAAAACGGCTAAGCTAAGCTGTATCGATTGCCACGATCAGACCGATCAGCCAATGATTAGCAAATCCCTTGTTCAAATGAAATGGTGCATAAGGTGCCATAACGAGCAGTATATTAATTTAGAATTAAACTATTATAAAAATGTATACGACACAATCTATAACTTAACAGGATTAAGTGTCACAAAAAATGGAGGAGCAAATTGCTCCGTTTGTCATTATTAA